The genomic DNA TAAAATTGATTGAGTCTCCTAATTTGCATGAAAAAGATTTACAACAAACTTCAATCCCATAGTTGTTCCTTTCATTGACATACATACCATTTTAGTGTTAAATTCAACAAAACATACTAAAGTTGGCTCACGTGTAAGTTGTCCATCCTTGCTACAACAGCTAAAAGGGGGTCGAGACGAACgagtaaataaaagaatacatATGAATTCTAGTTGTAATCATACAGCGCACAAGTAATGTAAGTTAGATACCCCGAAGAAGAAAATAgatcgtgtatatatatatatatatattcactatATGATACATGGGTGATTTATAATTTGTGTAATAAAATTGAGATAGGAGACATGATATGAGCTAGTGTGTCCCTGTTCGAAAATGGTTGTTCCCCTCAAGGGCCCTCTCAGAGAAAGACAACCACGAGACAATCCTCCCCATGAAGGGGCCCCAAAGCACGCAGGGTAGGGTTTGGTTTAGGTTAGGGCTGGGTTTGTGTGGTGCCAAAATTCAGCAGAAAAAGGTTAGATGTCCCACTTAATATTAATGTGTATGTGCAGACATGCATATTCGATTTAAATGGTTCtcatcttttctttaaaaatggTTCCATGTACTAATTttgtaaatgaataaaatttatgattatGAAAGTATTATCTATTAATGGGCCAACccaatttgaatttgaattattTGAGTTTACAGACTTTTGGATACcaatttttggaaaaataaataaataaataaaatgtataTGTGCgtgaaacagagagagaggctttgataattaatttgttgataGGTCAAGAAGTTGGAGAAGAGCTCTCCTAATTGGTAAATGGGGCAAACACCACATTATGCGGGCATGCAAGGTCCTTTTCTATGTTTGTTTCGTTTTACTACTACTCCTTTCCATGTCTCTCATTAATCCTAAAGCCTATTTGAAGCCGAGCTGTGCTTTGTTAGAAGGTCGCTTTCGATATGCCCTCTCAATGTTTTATGCTCGGTTACTCGTCAATTAGATGCTTGGCCGTCATTTCACCATAAAGCATATCACCAATTTCTAGTGATCAACCGTTACAACAACGATCCCCTCATGGAGTGAAAGTTTAAATCGGCTTTCTATTGACTTACAAGTCTCGGTACCGTACCTAAGTGGCGGGCACTACCACATGTATTGGCTGTTAATTAATCCACACACATACATGCATGGATTTCTGTCTCCAAAGTTCATATATTCAAGTCACATAATCGTATCATATGAACAATTAGCAAAAGGGATTTAATTGATTTGAGGACGATGGACTTAAAAGATCTATTAAGCCATGCATATGTAAGTACAAACCATTCGATAAACATCGAAGAAAACAAGAATCTTGATTCAAATCTGAACTGTCCAAAGGATGCTGAAATGGATCTCGACTGTCGTTAATATCCTCTCTGATCTCATGGAGTTGCCCCCAAAGCTTGAGGCATTAAATGAGCAaatcattaataaataaagaagaagGATTTTGGTTTTGATCGACCAAGGGGGTCAGCGTCACACTCTCATTAGTCATTAGCCGTTCGATTTGGCTTTTGCATGCACCTCACGCTATTTATCCCCATTTTTACCTTGTCCACGAGTCTAAATGTCAGTGTCACCCAaatccttttattattttctttttaatttaactttttggggttttattaattattcttcCATAAGCCAAAATCAGCATCTTGGTTTCATCTCCCCTCGCAACTGAATTGGATTGAGACCCGTAATTCCGTCATTCTATGTATTTATTAGTCAAACATTAAAAAGGCAAATATTAACATCCTCAACTCAAAGGTTGTACAGAAAGGCTTCAATGGCGGGGGCTGCCTTCTCTCCGACATGCTCATATCTATCCGAACacagaaaaattatatatgctGAAATTAATTACCAGTATCATGGAAATGCAAATGAAGATGTAACGGAAAAGCTGATTTGGCTAATTTGAGATCTGTACGACTCCTATTTCATTATTGAGACCCGCCCGATTCTATAGCATCACATGTAGTTGTTAAATTTGAGGTTTATCTTGGCAGCATTATTGGACACAGTGACACTAGTGGGTTATGAtgaaaatgtaaattttggGAGTCATTGGCGAAATTACCACgtcaagaaaagaaacatatAAAAGAAATCCGGATACTTAAGAAGATTGAATTCCACTGAACattaaatgaatttgaaacttTCAGATATTGTCATTGATAGGTTCCGTGAAATTTTTGCCCTCTTTAAAACTTTTCGaacaaggaaagaaaattattaaagacGAGCATTATTTCGTAAGGGAGAACTTACATATATGAATTAAGAGCTGTCTTCTTTTTACGTACCCGTGACTTTTGATCAATCGGATTATGCGAGTAAAGATTATATTCTCGCTTAAGAATATAGGAAttccttattttttaaaaaataagggtACAATAGGAATGTTTGACAAGATTTTCCACGAAGAAATTAGTTCATGAGACCTCATGCGCCACCAACAAGAAATAATGGCTCAACATAAATCAGAAGAGAAAACAACCAGGGGTAGCAATTATACAATGTAGCCCAAGATTAATGCAACGcttatattaatattactGTACGACCCCAacgaaaattaattttacattGTGCACAccggaaaaagaaaaccaactGTACaaaacatgattttttttaggagaaagggcaaaaaataaaaataaaaagcgaGGAAGGAAGGAATAGAACAATGGAAGATGTGGTACTTTCAGCTTCTTCAACATATATCCGATAAATAAGCAAGACTGAATACTGTCCCCGACCAAAGAATCGGGAACCCACACAAACAACCAATGACATCCTGTCTTGGTTGACCAATcactaatttatttattaatcaaAATGTTAAATACTATTTAACCCTAGCCAAGCTCCCCGAGTTTTGTGGCCCCATATTACATACAATAAATAACAAACCCTAACCCtagttaaattaattttgccGCAGAGTTAGGGCCTTGGACTCGATGACCTTTGACTACGGTTAATGTTAATCTTCTTAATTATCCCATGTATTGCCTTGATTTCAGAGCACCCCACGCTTCCCCAACTccctaattaatttattttccccTCGATAATGTCTTTTTTGTATGCACTAATGTAATGTTGatcatacatattatatacatatatatcctttatattttctttgccAAACGAGCctctttatttccttttttccccccAATTTATGTTTCTACTTTGGACGAAGCACCTATTTTATTTAATCTATTCATTAAATAGAGATGCCTATTCCATAAATGAGGCATCTTGACTTTGGCCGAAGAAATGAGCCATCTATTTGACCTTGTTGGGTGTCGCGTGGAAACCAATCTTGAACATGGGGTTTGTTTGTTCTTCCAATATTGTGCTGATCTTGGGCAAGTTGACTTTACGCCTTTCCTGATTCATAGGATTCCATGTGATCgaagaaaaaaagggcaaTTCATAAGTTTATAGCCGAGTCACTATACACCGAGTTGAAGAAAAATTCGAGAAATTAGATAGCTAGACCACCCTCTTAGCAGAGATTGACTGTAGTGGTCGATTTTTTACCATTCATATTAGACGAAGGACTAATGACCCATGTGACTATACAATAGGGGCAAACGGTTGCTCCCATTGGCAGATGACTTCTCTGTTAATTTGTCACCGAAAATTATCAAGACCGACCATGCAATACGTACTATGCTATTGAGTCTTGAGTGAAATAATTAACTTGTACTTAACAACATGTAATGACGATGAAAATGCCCTGATTATTTAGGTGAAAAGGCAATGAATTCGAACTGTGCCATGGATCAAGCATATGTTACTCCTTTGTGTTATGTAGCAAAAGTATCTATCTGCTTCAATGTTCAATATAATTTGGAGAAGTTCTTCCATAacgatttaaaattttgaaacctTATTCCGATAACATATAGtagaaatatgaaaaaaaaaaaagagaggacaCCATAAATCATGTTAAAAAATATCCTGAATTTGGCTCTGGTTTTGGATTGTAGCCACCAACAGTCAtcgaaaaatcaagaaaaattattttgctaATCTAACATGAACATTTGGGACAACAAAAACACCAATAACATAATATATGCCAATTTACACCaacatagaaaaaaaaagaaaaaaaaaaaaagagaaacaccatattattttacattttcatcTTGTCCTTCCTTCAGTCCTATGTATAAATAAGCCCCCTCCTGTCGTAATGGGAAACAGAGTGGTCGTTAATAAGGTTGGAAGCTTCAGGTGCTTCCTTCGCTTCTTGGGCTACTGTGCAGTGCTACAGAGCtcgtctctctctttctctctctctctctctctcaacaaGCCTCCCATTGTCTCTTTACACTtctgcactctctctctctctcagagTCTGGAAAGGACCCAATTAACCCTTTTCCATCTTCCCCCAATTTTTCCACCGCAAGCTCTTTGCTTTCCCGGAAAAGTTCTCCGATTTCCCTTTCTGGGTCGTCCCCTGTTTACCTCAAATCTTTGATTTCCAAGTCCCTTTTGGTGTCTGACCTCGGAAGGTAAGTAGAGCCCAGAGCTCCTCTGTTTCTTGTTCTTTAATGTTCCTCATCTCCATGTTTTTGCTTCTGAGAGCTCAGTTCAACTTTCTAGCTGTTAGTTAGTCTCCTCTCCTGCAATTGTTAGAGATGAGAAATTGATGGTTCCCAATTCTGGCAGAACAGTTCCTTCCCCTGAGATCTGGTGGAGTAAAGGAGGGATCTTTATGCCTCTGCGGCAACGAATCGAACAGTGAATCAGTCAAAGACAGTTGTGTTGCCAGAGAGACCCAATGAAGAGGAACACTGTGGAGAAGTGTCTGGATCCTCAGCTATGGCACGCCTGCGCCGGCGGGATGGTCCAAATGCCGCCACTCAACTCGAAGGTCTTCTACTTCCCTCAGGGCCACGCCGAGCACGCCCAAGGTCCCGTCGATTTCGGGAATTCCCACAATATTCCTCCCCTCGTGCTCTGCCGCCTTGCTGCCATAAAGTACATGGCTGATCGCGAGACGGACGAGGTCTTCGCCAGGATTACGCTTGTGCCCGTGAAAGTCCAAGGGCTCGACCTGGACAACGATGGGTTGATGGATCATGATGGGGCTGAGAGCCCAGAGAAGGCCGCTTCCTTTGCCAAGACCCTGACCCAGTCGGATGCAAATAATGGCGGGGGTTTCTCCGTCCCGCGGTACTGTGCAGAGACGATTTTTCCCCGGCTGGATTACTCTGCTGAACCTCCGGTTCAGACCATAATAGCCAAGGATGTTCATGGAGAAAGCTGGAAATTCCGGCACATTTACCGTGGGACCCCGCGTCGCCACCTCTTGACCACAGGGTGGAGCAACTTTGTGAATCAGAAGAAGCTCGTGGCGGGGGACTCGATCGTGTTCCTGAGGGCGGAGAATGGGGATTTGTGTGTCGGGATAAGACGGGTGAAACGGGGAGGGTTTGGTGGCGGCCCGGAGTACGGGTCAGGGTGGAACTCGAGCTCAGGTCCGTTTGGAGGATACTCAATGTTTATGAGGGAAGACGGAAATAACAATCCGATGCAAAAGGCTTCGGATAATGGCGGGGTCGGGAGAGTGACTGCAGAATCAGTGGTTCGAGCAGCTGCTCTGGCAGCCAGTGGGCGGCCGTTTGACGTCGCCTACTACCCGCGGGCAGGCACTCCTGAATTCTTTGTTAAGGCATCCTCCGTGAGCCATTCGATGACGATCCAGTGGTGCTCGGGGATGAGGTTTAAGATGCCATTTGAGACCGAGGACTCATCTCGGATCAGCTGGTTCATGGGGACGATTTCATTAGTTCAGGTTGCTGACCCGATTCACTGGCCTAATTCTCCATGGCGGCTCTTACAGGTGCCTCTTCAGTTCTATTCTATCATGGATTTTCTTATACAATGTACATAATAGAAATAGAAACTGACGTCCTGTTCCGAATTTTCCTTGATCTTCCTGAACCATTGAATTCCTGGTGATGGTTAAGCAAGACATTTATGTAGACAATTGAGTTTATATTGATGGAAACATATCCCAGTTCCTCAGGCCAGTCTCAGCTTGATTGCAATGTTTCCGTTCAGTGACcgatttttcttaaattttatgCTGCTAATGGAAGAACTATCACTGCATATGAAGCATGGTTCTATAACCTTTGACTGATATTTGCAACATTGAACAATTGTAGGTTGCTTGGGACGAGCCCGATCTGCTCCAGAATTTGAAGCGGGTCAGCCCATGGCTTGTTGAGTTGGTATCTACTATGCCTTCGATCCACCTTTCTCCATTCTCTCCCCCTAGGAAGAAGCTCCGTGTCCCACCAACTGCAGATTTCTCGCTAATGGAACAACTTCAACTTCCTTCTAGTTTTCCAAGCAACCCCCTGCTAATGGGACAATCAAACAGCCCCCTATGTTACATTCCGGACAACATTATTCCTGCAGGCATACAGGGAGCCAGGCATGCTCACTACGGACTATCCCCATCGGATCTAAGTCTCAATAAACTCCACTCCTCGAGTCTCTTCCTGAATAAATCCCGACACCATCTTGATAATCACAACTTTGCTCCTCCTCTACCCACTCGATTTAACCATGAACCAAATGGTAACCCAAACACTAACAACATATCCTGCTTGCTCACTATGGCAACTCCTGCAAATCATTTTAAGGAAAACGGTGAGAAGAAGTCGGGTTCAGGAGGGTCCCCCCACATCTTGCTCTTTGGTCAGCTCATCCTCACCCAGCACCAGAACTCTGAGACATCTTCATCAGGTCCACCAGAGACCTCTTCATCAGGTCCACCAGAGACCTCTTCTGAGGAAGATAATTTCCAGACAAGGCGTAAGGACAATAATAACCGGAAGACTGAGCTCGGGCTCGGGGTCGAGACAGGCCACTGCAAGGTGTTCATGGAGTCTGAGGATGTGGGCCGGACCCTGGACTTATCGGTCCTAGGCTCGTATGAGGAGCTCTACAGAAACCTTGCTGAGATGTTTGGGATTGAGGGCTCAGAGATGCTGAGGAATATTCTTTACCGGGATGCTGCCGGTGCTATTAAGCATGCCGGCGAGGAACCCTTTAGGTAAATCTGTCACCCATAGGACTCTCTATTCCTTACTGTTTTTATTCACCAAATGTCAATCTTAGTCTACTTTAAACATTTAAATCTCGAATATATGTTAGTTGGTCTGATTGGCATGAAAATGTTTCTGTGGTTGCAGCGACTTCTTGAAGACTGCTAAGAGGCTAACCATTCCTGCGGGCTCAAGCATTCGCGAATTATTGAGATAAGACATCTGAGATGTTACATTGCCTCTCTGAAGTGTACAGTTTTGATTACTGAAATTTTTAGTCTTGTTAGCAATTTGTCTCTCGTGTTACCTTTGTGGAGCTGTGGGAGAAGTCTCACTTCATCTGGTTTTTaggatttttcttctttcccgATCCAAATAAAATGTAGGTTGCGTCATGCATTCTGTAAGCGAAACTTATTGATTAAATGTTCAAGTTCTTCAATTGCGTCTTTGGTTCCTGTTCGTTCTGTACTTTGACACCACATACTGGGACTTGACTGTTGAGTCCTCTCTCTTACTTGAGGAGTGAATGAATGTTTATTGCCCATTGCATTTGGACAATCATAATATCGAACCGGCACTCTTTGTGAAACCAGTAAGTCATATTTCATACTATAAAAGTGAATGTTATCACATGGAATCGTGGTTACGTTTATTGGAGCAAGAAGATTTGCAGCAGAAATTCTGTGGAGATACTGACAGGGTGGATCGATCCAAGGGAAAACCGGGTCTTAAGGACAAAGATGTTCCTCTTGGTTGTTTAAAATCACCCTAAGTCAAACTTCCATCTAAGATGTTACTTGAAGTACACCGAAAAAAGGGATTCAACCCCGTAATCCTCTGAAACAAGTACACGGAAAATGAAAAGATATTACTTGAAAAAATGggtaaaaatatatgaaagaaaGTGTATAGTATACTGACGCACGTCATCATTTGATAATTAAGATTTTTCAAGTTCGATACTCAATGGGATTAATCATGCTCGTTTATTAGGTATTTCATGAAAAAAAGAGTATATATCtagataagatatatatatatagattcatGATTAAGATTTCTTATTGATGAATATGCTGATAAATAACTATTAAGCTAACAGCAAGAGAAATACGTATTACatgaaaaatttttaaatgatcCTATTTTATATCCGTGACGAGAAAGaatcattaaaatttttaaatgaaaaataattaggataattattcgagtgtttATTACCAGTTCCCtcattttatgtaatttaattgTTGTTTTCTTACGCACATGATAAGTTAGGATCACCTGAGAACACCTCGTATTATAGCATATCACATGCATCTGGCATTGTGATTGACACTCTAAGgttttgtttgtttcaacTTTATCAAAACAAGtgtgtaaaaattatttataattttgttacaagggaaaatgaataggagaaagaggaaaagataGGAAATCAGGTTATAAACTACGTAATTATTAAATCAAAAATTACTTAAtgaattaagtaaaaatatttgacttaatgaaataaattatttttcacttattagtgctattttttcttcacaaaatattttttcatccTTATCATACATCCGTTCTTCCTACTTAATGAgttaagtaaaaatatttgactttatgaaatatatcattttttacttattgATACTTTTTCACCTTCATAAAATATCTCCTCATCCTTATCATATGTTCATTCTTCATACACATTTCTTtcattaactaattaaatacttaatttttaagcattTATTTTATCAAACGCCACATAAATCGAGAAATATAGACATTATTGCTAACGTTTCTACTTGGTTCTCTATAGTTTtggagaaaattaatttaactttctaattaattaataataatattaaaagaaaattaggaGGAGGGAGTGGGGAATGCATTGACGAAAGAGGGCAAGCATCCAAGTTGTTCGACCATCCCAATGTTCACCCGTGTGCAGCGGAAATGTTGGGAGAACACTTAAAGATTTCTTGGGatttgtgtaattttttttataacattTTGAGCTGTTCTTTACATATTCAATAACAATTATGATATAGCACCTTTAACATTTAACAATTAATTCGATTATTATTTATCAACGTGAATTGATTCATACAATTCGGTTTCTCTTTCCTTAAGTACAAAGAGTTCGAGTTCGAGTTCGAGTTCGAGTTCGaatcttataaataaaaaaagtaaataattaagagaGTTTGATATTTTAGTCAGTCGAATCAGATTGAATCAGATtaatcaaagaaaaataagactTTTGAATACCAAACaaaagatagaaaaaaattaattaatactttTATCACAATCTCTAATGTTAAAAAGAAGATTGAAATGTGTACAACTGCTAATCAAGTAGCTACTCTACTTATAGGATAGGAACtaaaattgttattaattaGCGTTGCTTGTGGGAGTCAAAAGGGTGAGGGGCtagtttaaaattaaaattaacaaacaatAAAATTAGGGAGACAGAGATTCGTGAGTCAAGGAACCTTCTGTTCCTCGTGTTCATGTGACACTCGCAATTCTATATTCTGACGTGAAGCTTAATCATGCATTACATCATtaaatatacaaaaagaattgttaaaaacaaaagtattttccaacaaataaaaaaaagtgaaaattagaGAACAAGGGTTACATTTTCCTTTGAAGATTTACgctggcatatatatataaaattagctGATATttgatcttttctttttgtggtTTTCGCTGTGGAACCTTGCGAAGTTCCTATTCTTTACGATCATATTTTCCCAATAATCGTACAATGAGTTTGAA from Punica granatum isolate Tunisia-2019 chromosome 2, ASM765513v2, whole genome shotgun sequence includes the following:
- the LOC116197337 gene encoding auxin response factor 16-like, encoding MKRNTVEKCLDPQLWHACAGGMVQMPPLNSKVFYFPQGHAEHAQGPVDFGNSHNIPPLVLCRLAAIKYMADRETDEVFARITLVPVKVQGLDLDNDGLMDHDGAESPEKAASFAKTLTQSDANNGGGFSVPRYCAETIFPRLDYSAEPPVQTIIAKDVHGESWKFRHIYRGTPRRHLLTTGWSNFVNQKKLVAGDSIVFLRAENGDLCVGIRRVKRGGFGGGPEYGSGWNSSSGPFGGYSMFMREDGNNNPMQKASDNGGVGRVTAESVVRAAALAASGRPFDVAYYPRAGTPEFFVKASSVSHSMTIQWCSGMRFKMPFETEDSSRISWFMGTISLVQVADPIHWPNSPWRLLQVAWDEPDLLQNLKRVSPWLVELVSTMPSIHLSPFSPPRKKLRVPPTADFSLMEQLQLPSSFPSNPLLMGQSNSPLCYIPDNIIPAGIQGARHAHYGLSPSDLSLNKLHSSSLFLNKSRHHLDNHNFAPPLPTRFNHEPNGNPNTNNISCLLTMATPANHFKENGEKKSGSGGSPHILLFGQLILTQHQNSETSSSGPPETSSSGPPETSSEEDNFQTRRKDNNNRKTELGLGVETGHCKVFMESEDVGRTLDLSVLGSYEELYRNLAEMFGIEGSEMLRNILYRDAAGAIKHAGEEPFSDFLKTAKRLTIPAGSSIRELLR